The Meles meles chromosome 12, mMelMel3.1 paternal haplotype, whole genome shotgun sequence genomic sequence TCATTTCATCGTGAGGCTCAGAGGAGGCAGAGCCCCTGGGTCACACAGCCTAACTCCAGCAGGCATGGGGAAGAAATCCAGGACATTTTTGTCTGCAGTATTTTAATTACTGAGGAGAGGGGAGTAGGAGTATGGTTAACGAGACTCTAGGGACCAGCAGAACCAGATGCTGGAGGTCCCAGGGGATCAGGTGACTCAGCAGGAATGGGGGGGTCCTGCAGGGTTTGATGGAGTGCCAAATTCTCACCTCCACATGTACCTTCCAGAGAGGctgcaatgaatgaatgaataaatgaatgaatgaatgaatgaatagaggGGATCCAGAAGTCTTCATGGTGGCCTGGGGCTAGGGCTGTCAAAGAACAGGGGTGGCTGGCTCAATCACACACACATGGGCACAGAGCTACATAGTGGCGAGGCCCCTGtgggctctggggacacaggTCCCAGTGGTTGCCTTGCCAtctccctcccagcccagcctggaTTCATGCcaggccctccctccccacaatTTGCTAACTAGCCCCTAGGGATTGGTGAGAACAACATGCTGGGCAGAGGGATACCGCCCACGGTGCACTGTCCATACCCTGTGATGGACCCGGGCAGGTGCAGGGGTGAAGGCACTGGGGTGAAGAAGGGCGGAGTACAGCAGTGAGCAGTGCCCGCACAAGGGGTGAAGGTGGCAGGGACAAGAAAGAAAGGCTACGAGGGTCTTGAATGCCAGGCTGAGGAGGTGCATGGGCTGACTAGAGTGAAGGGTAgaggccctgccctgcccaggacCCTCAACCCCAGGCTCATTCACTCATCTACTCTGGCATCCAACATCCTATGTGTTTGGTATCTCTGAGAACTCAGTGACCCAGTCACCCGGTGCTCAGGGACCCTACTGTGGATTCAGGTGGACAGAAAACAGAGCCATTTAAAGTTGGGGGCAAGGGTTCTGAGTCacctgctgggggctggggcggCCAAGGAAGGCTGTCCCGAAGAGGTGGGATGAGTGGGAGCCGCCAGGGGAATGGTGTGGGGTAGGGACATTCCCAGCAGGAGAAACTGCCTGAGCAAAGGCCCAGAGGGAGGGGTTGAGGTTGTTGGGTAAAAGAAGACATGGCCAGAacacagtgggggtggggtgacatCCAGCGGCTCCCTGAGGACTGTGGCACAGCAGAGAGCCACCCAGACCCCTGAAGAGCTTGAGTGGGGGTGCCCTCGAGGAGGATGGGTTCCTGCagccagggtgggggggtgggggggtggtggtggcagggatAATATCGGCCTGGACTAAGGTATAGAAGTGGGGCTCTAGTGAGTGAGGAGGACTGGGGGCGGGAGTGTCCATAACCGCTGCTGCTTTCCCCTGACTGCGATGGGGTCAGTAGTTTGGAGTAGAGGGTGCGAGCCCGGCTCCTGACTATGGTCTGAGAGCCTAGGCTTCTCTGCAGCCTCATTACACGTCCTGTCACCCCCTGCCCGGAAACCAGTCCTAGCTGCTCAACCCAGCGAAGTGTAGTCCCCGTGAGCAAGGCCAGCACACTCGAGCCTGCCTGCATTGCCCCGCTGGGGTCCCCTGGGTCTCCATCCACCCGCCCGCTCCACCCCCGCCCTGCCGGAGTTCCCCGGGCCAGGCCAGATCCCCGGAGGCCTCGGTCGTTCCCACAGCCGTCCCGGGGGCCCCTCTCCACGGAGCGTCGCCGGGGCCCCAGCGGTCGCTAGGCTGCGGGCTGGGGCTCCCGACCAGGCCCGGCTCCGCTGGCGGTGGCGGCTGCGGCGCAGATGGCGGCGGAACCCGGGCGCCCGTGGGTCCAGGCGCGCACCGCATACGGCGCGAGCGAGGCGCTGCGACGGGCTGTTGGCCGCCGGCGGGACCACGGGCCGCAGGGCAACGGGCCGGGCCCTGAAGAAGCCCGCGCCCCGGGTCGCCTGGCTCGCCTGCGGGGCCAGATCCGGGCCGAGGCGGCGGCGCGGGCCGACGAGCCTCGGCTGCTGAGGCTGGTGGAGCGCGCGGGGGCCGCGGCGGGGGAGGCCCGGGCGCCGGGGGCCGCGGGGCGAGCGGACGCGCGCAGCAGCGGCTCGGTGTGCTCGGTGTGCGGAGAGCCGCGCGGCGGGGCCACCTACCCGGCGGGGGTCCTGGAGGTGAGCGAGCGACGGCTGCAGGAGGGCCTGGCGGCTGTGCGCGCCGAACTGGGCGCGGGGCTCGAGGCGCTGCGTGCGGAGCTGCGTGCGGAACTGGACGCCCTGCGCGAGCTGCTgccgccccccccgccgcccgcccgccgggAGCCCCGCGCCGCCCCCCGCGCCGCGCCCCGCGGCCCAGCCCTGCTGCGGGCGCTCGGAACCATGAATGTGTTGGCCGCGGCCGCGAGGCCCTCCGACGACGCCCCGGATGGCCCCGCGGACGGCGGCGCGAACCGGGCCCCGGCCAGGAAGAACTTCAAGAAGACGCCGGTTCCGCCCGGGGCCGCGCAGGGCAGCGGGGATTGAGGGCGGACCCCGCCGAGGGTCTCCGGGACCCGGGACAGATCCACCCCTCTCGTGGATGGAAAAGGAGCCTCAGAGGCCGCCTGCTCTGGCTGCGGCCTTGGGATGTAGCTGTCGGGACGCGAAGAGCCTGGGGACTCCCGGGGATCAGGTTTGGGGAGTGCAGATGGCTTTGCGCCTGAGACCCAGTCCGGGGTGGAGGAGGGGCGGAGGCCCTTTTGGCCTTAGACCTGCAGAAGGGTCTGCCTCAGGGGAGGGTGCCGGTTTTTTCTgttctgtggtttttgttttttgtttgtttttcttaagggTCTTGGGCCCAAGGCTGGGCCTCCAAGCACTGAGATAATGTGTGACCCACACTTAACAGACGTTAGGGACACGTGGGGGACTGGGACATTATCACACGACACAGCCTCACTTAGGGCAATGCCGACCAGATGTGCAGCCGCAGTCCACAGGCCATCAGCTGGAGGGCAGCCCAACCCTGGCCAGCTTCACTCTACTGGTGGACCCAGCTTGTCAGTGGACAGTAGTGCCTGGACACAGTGGTGACTCATCTTAGCTTCACTGTGGATGGTGACGCCAAAGACACTTAACCCTTCACCTAGCCTCGCCATAGGCTCTCCAGAAAGTGTCACCCTACACTCAGTCTCTACAGCCTAACCTCCCAGTGTTAGCTAGGCTCAGTTTCACTAGCTGTCCTTGTTACCAGGACCCACTCACCTACCACAGTCTGCAGCAGAAAACCCCAGGCCAGAAGCTTCTCATCTCCTGACGTCAGGGATTGTATGTTTAAGTCACCGTTTAACCCATACAATGGGGTCGGTCAGCcagcttgttttttaaaataaaatgtgtaaagaCTTTAGCAGGTGGTGTTTCTAGGACCTGCTAGTTTTTCTCCTTGGAAATGGGGACACCTTCTCCCTCTCAGAGGAATCAGAGGAGGTCTCCGCGTTCTGGGTGGCCTGCTGGGACTGGCTGTGATGGGGTAGAGGAGGGGCTTCAGGGGTCTCCCCGTTGTGCAGCACACCAAGGCCTCAGTGGGCTTAGGGTAGGAATGCCGGCTCCGTGGGAGAGGCAGTGCTCTCCCACCCCAACCTCCCGCAAGGTACGTGAGGGCAAGGTCACTCTGCATCGTTTATTGTGGGAAGGGGTCGAATCTGGCTCCTAGGGGTCTTGCTGGAGCCACAAGTTGAGACCCAGGCCCAGCAGAGCCCCATGCACACGGGCTAGGAACGGGGCGGGGGCCGAGGCTGCTTCGTGGATGGAGGCACAGAAAGAGGCCGATACCCTGCGCCCCCCTAGAGGCTGCTGCGGGCGGAAATTCTCTGTGAGCGGTGTGGGGCTTGAGCCGGGGACCCCGGCCTGGGGCACAGTCTGGAACTGGGCCACCTGGAGTTTTAGGGCAGAGACAGATCAAGACGTGGGTGGCCTGGGGcttcaggaggcagggaggaggagggcagcacCGCCCAGGGAAGAGGTTGCGGCCCCACCTGCGCGCGCCCGATGGGGACCGGGTCCTCGAAGACCGTCCAGACAACCGCAGGCTGGCAGCCAGGTGTGGTCAGTGACCCTGTGTAGCGGTAGTAGCGCAAGAGGCCGGAGGCACCCGGCAGCAGCGAGGCCAGTGGGAAGGTGGATGTCAGATTCACCGAGGcccctgggcaggggaggggaggcgggatTGGAATCGGCCTCCCTGTACCCAGCCAGTCCCCGCCTCCAGCACCCCTGagccgcccccctgccccccgccctgcCGCCCATGACCCTGTGGCTCCTCACCCGCTGAGACACGTTCTTCAGGCCTGACACGAGGGCGGAAAAGTTGGCATTGTCAGTGTCCTGCTCCTGGGGAGGGGACTCCAAGTGAGAGGGGCTCCAAGTGGATGGGTCTCAAAGGGGGAACTCCAAAGGGATCTAGGGGAGACTGTAAGTGGCAAGAGGGTACACTCCTAGTAGAGGTCAGCTGGGAGATCTGGGGGAAGGTCACCCCCCACTGACCCTGCAGACCCAGGACCTCTGGCTGGCCCCATCCTCCTACAAACCTTATGTGCTCCCCCCACAGCCCACCAAGGCTTGACAAACCTGTTCTGCCCCCTTTGCAGACCTCCTTTCTGGGAAGCACAAGGAGTCACAaagcccctctctccctcccttactACCAGGGGCCCTCCCTCACCACCAACTGCACCGCTAGCACGGCCAGCCCGTCAGGGTGACTTCGCGCCTCCCCCAGGCTCTGGTACCTCGTGTTCATGTGGACCACATGCATCTGGAGAGGCACAGATCATGAGAGGTACCAGCTGTCCCTTCCACGGGCCACTCCCGCCACCCTACCCCATGCCCAAGCCCACCTCCATGGGGCGGCGCTGCCCATCCAGGCTGTGCTCTGAGCCTGCTTGCCCAGGCCCCCCCCAGTGGAAGTGCAGCTGCAGCGCGCGGTAGGCAGGCAGGGGCAGCCCGGCGCCCCGAATCTCCAGGAGGCTCTCTGGGCCAGCGTCCACGTGGAGCACCACTGAGGGTAGGGGAGCACGTGACTTTctcttccacccccccccacccttggGCTCTTAGGGTCCAGGGTGCCAACACAGGTCCCCTTTGGCCAGTCTGGTCCCTGGCTGGGCTTCCACGGAATTGGTACCTCATTTGGGGTCCAGGCCCCTCTACGGGTCAGACCGCAGGGGAAATACCTACCCTGCAAGGACGGGGCAGGGTGATCCTCCTATGGCTGGAGTTTTGACCCAACACAGCTGTGTGTGATATTGGGCGGTTGTGATGACATCCTGATACTGGGGAGGGGGCGCTCTGACTTCTGGGAATGTCCTGACTCCTAGTCCTAGGGGGCAATGGCTGATTGCTATTGTTGGGGCGTGGTTTCCTGTTGGAGGTGTCTTTAACAACATGTGTGGATGTTCCAGTTCTGATTGTGGAGATTTTGATccttgtgtgtgtgggggggtgggtagtTCCCACTCCCAGGTGGTTCCTGCTCCTGtctgcgggggggcgggggggggggcggttccaGGTCCCAGGGTACTGACCTGTATGGCCATTATTCTCCAGGGTCCATGGGCCTGGAGGTGCTGAGTTGTAGCCTTGGAAGATGAAAGGTCCCAGGGTAGGGTCCCGCTGGACTAGGTGAAGGTCAATGTTGATGGGGGACTGGGCTGGGCCCCCACAGGCAGGGGCCATCTCCTTCCAGTGGGTGGGGCCTGAGGAAAAAGGCTAGGAATCTGCGGCTGAGTTACGGAGGCAACTTGGGGGTACAAAGAGGAAGACAGTGGTCCTTCACACGTACACAGAGAATTGCCCAGCCTCAGGAAGCTTGTCCTTGCCTCCCCCTCAACCCCCGCACACCTAGACAGGTCACAACTGCCACACACACCCTAACCTAGCCGGCTCACAATGTTTGTAACTCTCAAACAGGCAGGCCATACTGCAGTCACCTGCAGGTAGACTGTCCCACAGGGAATGGGGCTGAAACGGTCCCCTGGCCCAAAAGTTCCATGCCCACACAGGGCACCTGAAACACCTGCTCACACATGGGCTGGCCACACTGACAGGCTTACAGGCCCCACTGATACGAACAGCTTGGCACACGTGGCAGGACTGGAGGTCACATCAGCAATAGACCTGGACACACATGCAGGGGGACAGTCACAGCCAGCTGCTGTGACCCAGGACTCCAGACAGAAACGTGCAGGGACCACAGCAGCTCAGCATGCACACTGCTTTTGGGTCACGCTAGCACCAGACCATCACAGGACAGACATCCCACACAGCTTCACACGATACTCTGTCCTCACCGCACTTCGGGTCCTGGGAGTCATAGCACCAGGTGTCTGCGGACAGGGGACAGGGTACTGAGATGAGGGACAGCTATCTGGGTTCTCGCCACACTCCATCCCAGCCAGGGTCCAAGAATGGGGGTGCAGGGCTTAGGCCAAGGAGGCTGGTGCAGATCCTGCTCTTCTGTCCCAGACTGCAGTATCTCCTCCCCACAAAGACACCCCTCAGTGGTAGGGCTTAACAGGGAGCAGGGGAAGCTACAAGGGAGTGTAGATTTCAGAACGGATGGCCAGGGCCCAGGTGCTCACCGTTTGAGTCCCCGCACACCAACAGTGGAACGATGAGGAAGGTGAGGGCAAAGCCCTGGGACCGCATGGTGTAGCTGCTGCAGATTCCGGAGGACTGGAAAGTGCCAGAGGACAGTGGGGGTAGGCAAGGCAGCTGTTTGTTagtggggaaggtgaggggagtGGCTAAGTCTTGAGGGCTCACTGGCAGGCCACTGCAGAGAGGGTCCGAGGGGGTGGTGTCCAGGCAGGGCCACCGGCAGGGAAGACCGAAGTCTGAGATCACCAGGCACAGGCTCTGACCCCAGGGCCGAGTGCCAGCCACAATCACTGGTATTCACAGGAGCAAAGCCCTTTAAACGGAGTCTTTCAATTAATGGGGGTGGTGCTACAATGCCCatttaaagatgaggaaggagatgGAGGCTGGGAGCCGGGAGTGACATGCCAAGGCCACCAGGCAAGGACAGAAGATGAAAGGGGAGGGCACCCTGAATCCCAGTGCTCTTGACTTttgaggctggggtgggagggtgtcTTTCCCTTCTGCTATGGGCCCGAGACCACCACCTGCCCCAAGACTACAGCCTCTCTTGTATAGGTGTCTCCGCTGCACACCAAGGGCAAGGCGTTCCTTTGGGGGATCATCCCACCATCTGGGAAGCTGCAGCTCTCCCACTGACTCACacccccggggaggggggggggactTCAGGCTTCTGCAGCAGCTCCTGACGCCCGATCCCCCCTCAGGATGTGGCCTGAGCCTGTTCCCTCAATTTGCTGTCCTGCAAAGTGGGGCTGATTTCTCTGTCCCTTGGTGTAACCAGGAAGGTGACAGTTTGGAAAGAGCTCTGTATCTGGGCATGTGTGCGCCTGTGGGTGTAAGCACAACTGGGCCAGGAGAGTGCAGGGAGGTCGATGGGGTGGGGTGATAACTTTTTCCAATCTCCAGAGGGCCAGACTCTTCCCACTTTGGGGAAGGGGCACTGTCAGCAAAGCTGATGGCACTCAGGACTCCTCACCGCCCCAGCAGGTGTGTTCAGGAATGAAGGAACCATCCTTGAAGCTCCTAACCCCATCAAGGGACTCCCTGTTCTTTCCTGACCCTGGCCCCTCACCCATCCAGCCCATGGGCCCCCAATGCCCAGCCTGGAGCCAAATGCCAGGAGGCTGGGTTAGGAAGATGAGCACAAGGGTCCACCTGAGGTTGAGTCCCTGTGGGTTCCCTTTTGTTCCTTCATCACAAACTGGAGAATTCCTGAAAGGGCCATGGTCAGAGAGCAGAAGGAACGGGGCATCCTGGAGCCCTGCACCTGGCCTGGCTGGTACAGATGCTCTgacccctccacccacccattCCCACCACTGTGTCATGCAGCCCCGACGTGTCTGGAGTCTCCCGCCCCACTTGGGTCCCACCAAGGACTGACCACACCTCTTCCAGAACACAAATTTATTTGGCATTTGGATGAAATGGTTCTCACAGCATTTTAAGAAAAGGATTAGTGCCAACCCaaccaaaaataaacccaaactaAAAACCCTTAgtgaaaggaaaacataaaaaacagGCATCGAGACAATGTACAGTATGTACTCCTTCCTCCACCAGGTAAGTCAGGACCTGGGGGAGGAGGCCCCTCCCAAGAGCTTGGCCTGTACCTCTGGAGGCCCAGTCTCTCACAGGAGCACAAGAGTCTTAGCTACTAGGGTTGGCCTCGGGATTCTTCATCAGACTGTGGAGCACAGTCAGATCTTACAAAGGGTGGCAGCTGGACAGGAGGCCAAGGACAGCCAGGCTGACCCCAGCTCTCCCCTTGTTCCTCTCACAACTGCAACCCAGTGGAGGACAGCTCCCCGGCACCAACTCTTGCAGACACAGCAGGTGGGGGTCTGGAGCAGCCCCACACATGGGCCTTCTGCCCAGCCCCTGGATGCAAGTGGGCTGAGCACCCCAGcgctgggacagagccctgtggCCAGTCCAGAAGCAGGCCTGCCGTTTCAGGTCACTCCCTCCTCAGCGCCTCCTCTGTGCCTGATTGGCCCCAGCAGTCCTTCAGTCCCCACAGGGAGTTCCCCAGTCCCACATGGTTCCGAGGCATGGGCCAGGGACATGGGAGCTGGGAAGGACTCTCAGCTATAGAGGTCAGGCCCTCTGTGCTCCGCTGGGGCGGACACTCCAAAGCAGACACGCTCAGGACACTCACCTGGCACCAGTAAGACCCGTGACTGTTCTCCAGCCCTCAGCTGCCTCGAACCCAGCAGGCTGGAGGCAAAACATGCTTCCTGCTTTGTCTTCAGCAGCCAGTGTGGGCTGTGAGGGCCTGGTACGCCGTTCTCAAAGTGGCAGCCCTTTGGCAAGGGGAGCTTCGGCCTGCTCGGCATGCAGCCCACCTGCCTCCCACACTCTGGGTCCTGCAAGCGTGGACAGGCAGTTCAGACTTCACACCTCTGGCCGGCTCAGGGGATGACAGTTTCTGTGGGGCAACTCAAAAACCTCATTCCATCCTGGAGGAACACAATGGGTTTCCAATTGGAGAGTGTGAGAACATGCCACTGAGGTCTGTCACCACAGAGCACTTCTAGTCAACCCTCCAGTCACTACACGCTGGTCTGGAAAGGCTACACCGGGGACCAGGCGCAGGGCTCCATGCGCTCAGCCACAGGGCGGAGGT encodes the following:
- the LOC123954430 gene encoding protein FAM246B-like, with product MAAEPGRPWVQARTAYGASEALRRAVGRRRDHGPQGNGPGPEEARAPGRLARLRGQIRAEAAARADEPRLLRLVERAGAAAGEARAPGAAGRADARSSGSVCSVCGEPRGGATYPAGVLEVSERRLQEGLAAVRAELGAGLEALRAELRAELDALRELLPPPPPPARREPRAAPRAAPRGPALLRALGTMNVLAAAARPSDDAPDGPADGGANRAPARKNFKKTPVPPGAAQGSGD
- the LOC123954333 gene encoding carbonic anhydrase 15-like, which codes for MRSQGFALTFLIVPLLVCGDSNDTWCYDSQDPKCGPTHWKEMAPACGGPAQSPINIDLHLVQRDPTLGPFIFQGYNSAPPGPWTLENNGHTVVLHVDAGPESLLEIRGAGLPLPAYRALQLHFHWGGPGQAGSEHSLDGQRRPMEMHVVHMNTRYQSLGEARSHPDGLAVLAVQLVEQDTDNANFSALVSGLKNVSQRGASVNLTSTFPLASLLPGASGLLRYYRYTGSLTTPGCQPAVVWTVFEDPVPIGRAQVAQFQTVPQAGVPGSSPTPLTENFRPQQPLGGRRVSASFCASIHEAASAPAPFLARVHGALLGLGLNLWLQQDP